Proteins found in one Polyodon spathula isolate WHYD16114869_AA chromosome 10, ASM1765450v1, whole genome shotgun sequence genomic segment:
- the LOC121322110 gene encoding small ubiquitin-related modifier 1 has translation MSDTDTKPSSHDSGDKKDGEYIKLKVIGQDNSEIHFKVKMTTHLKKLKESYCQRQGVPMNSLRFLFEGQRIADNQTPKELGMEDEDVIEVYQEQTGGHLDN, from the exons GATACCAAGCCTTCAAGTCACGATTCGGGAGACAAGAAGGATGGAGAATATATCAAACTCAAAGTCATTGGGCAG GACAACAGTGAAATCCATTTCAAAGTGAAGATGACgacacatttaaagaaattaaaagaatCCTATTGTCAGAGACAG GGTGTTCCTATGAATTCTCTAAGGTTTCTCTTTGAAGGACAGAGAATTGCGGACAACCAAACTCCAAAAGAG CTGGGGATGGAAGATGAGGACGTCATTGAAGTTTATCAGGAACAAACGGGAGGACACTTGGACAATTAg